From Bradyrhizobium sp. sBnM-33:
CTACGTTTTCCAGCGCCGTCATGGTGGGGATCAGGTGAAACGACTGGAACACGATGCCGACCTGGCGACCGCGGAAGCGGGCCAGCGCGTCCTCGTCGAGGGCATTGAACGGCGTGCCGTTGACCACCACCTCTCCGCTGTCAGGACGTTCCAACCCCGCCATCACCATCAGCAAGGTCGATTTACCCGAACCTGACGGCCCGATCAGGCCGATCGCCTCGCCGGATGCCACACGAAGGCTGATATCTTTCAGGATATGAACGCGGGCGGCGCCTGTGCCGAGCGAGATGTTGACGTTGGAGATGGAAATGGTGTCCGGCCCGACGCCGGTCAGTGAAGAGGGTTCGATGAGACTGTCCATGGCTCGGTCATATGGCACTTCCACCGCTCGGGTCGAGGGCTTGAAACAGATGTTTGCGCACATACGCGTGTTGATTGTGGCTTTGATGACGGCCGGGCCGGCTTTGGCCCAGACGCAAGCCCCGGCCACTGCACCCGCCAAACCGGTCAAAATGGTCGTTCTCGGTGATTCCTTGAGCGCTGGCCTCGGCCTGTCTGCGCCGGCAGCATTCCCCGCCCGCCTACAAAAAGCGTTAAGCGACAAGGGGATAAAGGTCGACATGATCAATGCCGGGGTGTCCGGCGATACCACGTCCGGCGGTCGCGACCGCCTGGATTGGTCGATCCCGGAGGGAACCGAGGCGGTCATTCTCGAGCTCGGCGCCAACGACGCCTTGCGCGGGATCGATCCCGCCGTCACCCGCGCGGCGCTGAGCGATATCCTGACCCGGCTGAAGGCGCGCAACATCGCCGTTCTCTTGTGCGGGATGCTGGCGCCGCCCAATTACGGCAGCGAATATGCGGCGCGCTTCAACGCCATCTATCCGGAGCTATCCAAATCGTTCGGCGTGCCGCTCTACCCGTTTTTCCTGGAGGGGGTTGCGAGCGAGGCCAAGCTCAACCAGGCCGACGGAATTCATCCGACAGCCGAGGGTGTCGACATTATCGTGAAGAATATTCTGCCCATGGTGGAGGCATTTGTTGGCACGATCTCCCGGCAGCGGAGTTGAAAAAAGCAGCAACGAATGAGGTTACCCCAAGCTTTTCCCTTACCATTGCGGAGTGCTCGCGCCGCGTGCTTCGCAGGGTCACATAAGTCGGGTAGGAATTGGTAATCGGTGATTCGTCACCGGGTTTGCTTCCAGGCGTAAGCCTCAAGCTTGCGCCTTCGCATCGAGGATTTTGCGATGCCGCGTTTGTTTGCTGGACTGGAAATTCCGGCCGAGATCGGCCAGAGCCTTTCCAATTTGCGTGGCGGCCTTCCCGGCGCACGCTGGATCGATCCCGAAAATTATCACGTCACCTTGCGCTTCATTGGCGATATCGACGGCATGTCGGCGAATGAAATCGCCTCGATGCTGTTTCGGGTCAACCGCAAGCCGTTCGAAGTCAAGGTGCAGGGGCTGCAGAGCTTTGGGGGCAAGAAACCGCGCGCAGTGGTCGCTTCCGTCGAGCCGAGCCGGCCGCTGATCGAGCTGCAGGCCGAGCTCGAAAGGCTGATGCAGCGGCTCGGGCTCGATCCGGAGGGGCGCAAATTCATTCCCCATGTGACGCTGGCGCGGCTGCATGACGCCTCGAGCCAGGACGTTGCCGATTATCTCTCGGTGCGCGGCTATTTCCCGAGCCGCACGTTCTGGGCTTCGCGCTTCGTGTTGTTCTCGTCCCGCGCGTCCACCGGCGGCGGGCCCTATGTGGTCGAGGATTCCTACGCGCTGAGTGCGTGAGGGCAGGCTCGCGGTATTCTCCTGCTGTCATCATCCGCGAAAGCGGATGATCCAGCATACCAGAGACGCCTGATATAGATCCGAAAGGCCGCGGCGTACTGGATACCCCGCCTTCGCGGGGTATGACGATCCAGGAATGGCTTCATCAGCATACCCCCAGCACCAATTCACGGCTTGCAATTTCCGCACGCTTGAGGCCGAAAGGGGTCATGCTGTCGACTGACCCCACCTCGTTCCGCGCACAATATCAGGCAATGGTTTCCTCCGGCGCGATCGAGGCCGATCCCGCGCAGGCGGAAGTTGCCGAGGCGTTTGCCGCACTTGAGGAGCGGCTGTCGAGCTACAAGCCGGCGCGCAAGCTAAGCCTGCTCGGCCGATTGTTCGGCGACAAAAGCGAGCCGCCGCCGCGCGGGCTCTACATTCACGGCGAGGTCGGCCGCGGCAAAACCATGCTGATGGACCTGTTCTTTCAGCAGAGCCCGGTCCAGCGCAAGCGCCGCGCCCATTTCCACGAATTCATGGCCGAGGCGCACGAGAAGATCTACGCCTATCGCCAGAATATCGCGCGCGGTGAAATCGCAGATAGCGACGTGATCGAGCTGACGGCCAACGCCATCTTCGACGAGGCGTGGCTGTTGTGCTTCGACGAATTCCACGTCACCGACATTGCCGACGCCATGATCCTGGGGCGGCTGTTCTCCAAACTGTTCGAACTCGGCACCGTGGTCGTGGCGACTTCGAACGTCGCGCCCGAAGATCTTTACAAAGGGGGCCTCAACCGCGCGCTGTTCCTGCCGTTCATTTCGCAAATCGAACACCGCATGGACGTGCTGCGGCTCGACGCACGCACCGATTTCCGGCTGGAAAAACTTGCCGGCGTGAAGATGTGGCTGGTGCCGCCGGATGATGAAGCCGGCGCCGCACTCGACCGCGCCTGGGCCAAGATGACCGGCAAGGCGCCGTGCAAGCCGCGCGACATCGCGATCAAGGGCCGCATCCTGCGCGTGCCCTGTTCGGCGCACGGCGTGGCGCGATTTTCCTTTGCAGATATCTGCGAAAAGCCGCTGGCCGCGTCGGATTACCTGCGGCTGGCGCACGATTATCATACCATTCTGATCGACCGCATTCCGGTGATGGATTACGCCGCGCGCAACGCCGCCAAGCGTTTTATCTCGCTGATCGACACGCTTTACGACAACGCGGTGAAGCTGATGGCCTCGGCCGAAGCCGATCCGGTCTCGCTGTATGTCGCTGCCGAGGGCGTTGAAGCCAACGAGTTCAAGCGGACCGCGTCGCGGCTGATCGAGATGAGTTCCGAATCCTATCTGGCGCTTCCACATGGAAGGAAGGATTCCGCGGCGAGCGGATCGAGCACCGGGCTGGTGGAGACGTGACCGTCATTCCGGGTTCGCGCTGTGCGCGCCCCGGAATGACAGTGCTTCTTGGCATACCTGAACGAATTCCAGGCGCGGCCTTAGAATTGGGCATGCCCCGGCTTGAACCGGTCAATCGAAAGGGATAACCAGCCATCCGACTGATTATCCACCCCTCACTCTTCGTCTCAGAAGGACAAATTTCCCATGGCGCGCGACAAGATTGCTTTGATTGGCTCCGGTCAGATCGGCGGAACGCTGGCTCACCTCGTCGGCCTGAAGGAGCTCGGCGACGTCGTGATGTTCGATATCGCCGAGGGCGTGCCGCAGGGCAAAGCGCTCGACATCGCGCAATCTTCGCCGGTCGACGGTTTCGACGCCAATCTGACAGGGGCCAATTCCTATGAGGCGCTCGATGGCGCCAAGGTCTGTATCGTCACCGCCGGTGTGCCGCGCAAGCCCGGCATGAGCCGCGACGATCTCTTGAGCATCAACCTCAAGGTCATGGAGCAGGTCGGCGCCGGTATCAAGAAGTATGCGCCCGATGCGTTCGTCATCTGCATTACCAACCCGCTGGATGCGATGGTGTGGGCGCTGCAGAAGGCTTCCGGCCTGCCGCACAAGAAGGTGGTCGGCATGGCTGGCGTGCTCGACTCCGCGCGATTCCGCTATTTCCTGGCCGACGAATTCCACGTCTCGGTCGAGGACGTCACCGCTTTCGTGCTCGGCGGCCATGGCGACACCATGGTGCCGCTGACGCGCTACTCCACCGTCGCCGGCATTCCGCTGCCCGACCTCGTCAAGATGGGCTGGACCTCGCAGGCACGCATCGACGAGATCGTCGACCGCACCCGCAACGGCGGCGCCGAGATCGTCAACCTCC
This genomic window contains:
- the zapE gene encoding cell division protein ZapE, which codes for MLSTDPTSFRAQYQAMVSSGAIEADPAQAEVAEAFAALEERLSSYKPARKLSLLGRLFGDKSEPPPRGLYIHGEVGRGKTMLMDLFFQQSPVQRKRRAHFHEFMAEAHEKIYAYRQNIARGEIADSDVIELTANAIFDEAWLLCFDEFHVTDIADAMILGRLFSKLFELGTVVVATSNVAPEDLYKGGLNRALFLPFISQIEHRMDVLRLDARTDFRLEKLAGVKMWLVPPDDEAGAALDRAWAKMTGKAPCKPRDIAIKGRILRVPCSAHGVARFSFADICEKPLAASDYLRLAHDYHTILIDRIPVMDYAARNAAKRFISLIDTLYDNAVKLMASAEADPVSLYVAAEGVEANEFKRTASRLIEMSSESYLALPHGRKDSAASGSSTGLVET
- a CDS encoding arylesterase, with the protein product MARSYGTSTARVEGLKQMFAHIRVLIVALMTAGPALAQTQAPATAPAKPVKMVVLGDSLSAGLGLSAPAAFPARLQKALSDKGIKVDMINAGVSGDTTSGGRDRLDWSIPEGTEAVILELGANDALRGIDPAVTRAALSDILTRLKARNIAVLLCGMLAPPNYGSEYAARFNAIYPELSKSFGVPLYPFFLEGVASEAKLNQADGIHPTAEGVDIIVKNILPMVEAFVGTISRQRS
- the mdh gene encoding malate dehydrogenase, whose translation is MARDKIALIGSGQIGGTLAHLVGLKELGDVVMFDIAEGVPQGKALDIAQSSPVDGFDANLTGANSYEALDGAKVCIVTAGVPRKPGMSRDDLLSINLKVMEQVGAGIKKYAPDAFVICITNPLDAMVWALQKASGLPHKKVVGMAGVLDSARFRYFLADEFHVSVEDVTAFVLGGHGDTMVPLTRYSTVAGIPLPDLVKMGWTSQARIDEIVDRTRNGGAEIVNLLKTGSAFYAPAASAIAMAESYLKDKKRVLPCAAYLNGEYSVKDMYVGVPVVIGSKGVERIVEIELAGKDREAFDKSVGAVQGLVDACKKIAPDLLGR
- a CDS encoding ABC transporter ATP-binding protein is translated as MDSLIEPSSLTGVGPDTISISNVNISLGTGAARVHILKDISLRVASGEAIGLIGPSGSGKSTLLMVMAGLERPDSGEVVVNGTPFNALDEDALARFRGRQVGIVFQSFHLIPTMTALENVAVPLELAGSPDAAERAAKELTSVGLGERLHHYPTQLSGGEQQRVALARALAPDPAILVADEPTGNLDETTGKQIVDMLFTKHAERGMTLVLVTHDSSLAQRCDRVVRLRSGRIDGHS
- the thpR gene encoding RNA 2',3'-cyclic phosphodiesterase, whose amino-acid sequence is MPRLFAGLEIPAEIGQSLSNLRGGLPGARWIDPENYHVTLRFIGDIDGMSANEIASMLFRVNRKPFEVKVQGLQSFGGKKPRAVVASVEPSRPLIELQAELERLMQRLGLDPEGRKFIPHVTLARLHDASSQDVADYLSVRGYFPSRTFWASRFVLFSSRASTGGGPYVVEDSYALSA